AAGGTTCTCTCCGAATTCCGTAGGACCGACATCCGTCCGCACATTCTTCATGCGGGCCTTGGATTCTGTGATGTCCTCGTATTTCGATGTGGTCCGGCAATTGCTGTTGTGAACCAGGACCGGAGCCTCACCCGCCAGCACATAGTACGTGCGCTCGCCGGGCGGTCGTCACCTGCATTTTCGCTGGTCAGCGAATTCTTGCCGGTCCGTGGGTGTGCGTGGAAGTGCCGTGCTGTGCGCCCGTGTTGCCGTCGGCGTTGCCGTCAGACGGCTACGTGCGTGAGGGCGGTGGAGTGGGCTTTGGCCGGTGTCCTGCCCGGGTTGGGGTCGGGCATGGTCAGGGGCCGTAGGCTCGCCAGTTCCTCGACGCCGCCCGCACGGACGGGCTCCACGCGCTGTACGAACTCGCGCTGCGCACCGGACTCCGCAAGGGCGAACTCCTGGGCCTCCTCTGGGAAGACCTCGACCTCACAACCGGAACGGCCAGCATCCGCCGCTCGCTCCAGCGCACCCGCACCGGCGGCCTCACGTATCTGCCCACCAAGACCCGGGCGTCTGAGCGCCGTATCGCGCTCCCGACCGAATGCCTCTACTCCCTCAAGGAGCACAAACAGCAGCAGGACAAGGAGCGCGGGACAGCAGGGTCAGCCTGGCAGGACAGCGGCCTCGTCTTCACCACCCCTACCGGCCGGCCTCTCGACCCGGCCAACCTCACCCGCCGCTTCCGCAGCTTCCTCGACCGGGCCGGACTCCGACGCATCCGCTTCCACGACCTCCGGCACTCGACCGCCACCCTGCTCCTGGAACAGGGCGTCGACCTCGTCGTGATCAAGGAACTCCTCGGCCACGCCCACATCGGCGTCACCGCCACCGTCTACGCCCACGTAAGGCTCCGCCTCCAGCGAGACGCCATCGACACCCTCAGCACCGCGCTCGACAGCCCGGAGATCACCATGACGGCCAACGGCGACGGCGACGAACCGCCCCCTTGCGCCGCCCTCGTCCGCTGACGTTGCCGTCAACTACTGCCGTCACCCCACGCAGAAGCCCCGCCAGAAACGATCTGGCGGGGCTTCATATTTGCGCCTGTGTTCCCTCATAGGCCCCAGGTGGACTCACGGAACTGCCGCACCTCGGGCGCGCCCGTCACCCACTCGGAGATGCGATTCCCGTCCTCGTCGATTTCACGGTGAGGCTCTACGTACCGCCACGGCTCTTGCGGGTCGAACGGTTCATCGAGCTCATCCAGGAAGATGAGCGAATTCTGGACGTGGATCACATCCCCGTCTCGATACATTGGCCAGCAGGAGATGAAATTACTGGCCGCCGGATCAGTGATCGAAGCAATGAGGCAAGAGGTCACCTTCTCGGAGCGTTCGATTTCCCTCAGCGCACTCTCCCAGCTTCGACAGTATTCATCCACTGACCAGAAGCTCAGGTCCATCAGGAATGTCTCCGTGAAGCTGCCGACCCAGATCCTGCCGACAGCCTCAGATGGTGACGGGGTCGCACCCTCCGAAACCGAATCATCGATCACCTCGATCGAGAATCCACTATTCCTTGAGGTAGTTGAGATCTGGGTCATAGGTTCCGATCCGTTGCCCTCTGCGGTTGAACATCTTCCAGCCGTCCGTCACGTTATGGCCATCGACATCAGGCGTGATGTAGTTCTTCCCGTTGGAGAAGACGACCTGGCCATGGGAATTGAACGGCGCCTTCTGCGCGGGAATTCTTGTTCTGTACCCGAGTGCACCTGCCCTATCGGCCACGGTCCCGGCATACAGCTCTCGATTCTGCCGACTGCGCTCAGCCACCGAGTCCGGGTGGTAGGGGTCGCCCTTGAGTGCAGGGGAAGAGGTATATCCCTCCGGAAGGTCACAGTTGCTGTTGTGAACGAGTACCGGCGTGGCGCCCGCCAGCACATAGTACGTGTGGAAGCGGGGTCGCCGTCAGCTGCAACTTCGCTGGTCAGGCTCCGGTTTGACAGCCGTTCCACGTCCGTGCGTGTGCACTGAAGTCCGCCGGTGTTGCCGTCACTACTGCCGTCAGTGGTCTACACCGCCTGGGGAATTCCAGGAATTCCGAATGCGTGTCAAGCGGCTTTGTCGTGCGGGGTGAGGCTGATGGTCAGGTCGGCGCCGAGAGCCTGAGCCAGGCGGCGCAGGAGGGGAAGCGTTGGAACGGTCCCGCCGCCTTCGAAGCGGGAGATCTGCGGCTGTTTCATCCCGCACCGCTCGGCCAGCTCGGCTTGGGACAGCCCGAGCTCGATGCGCCGGTCGTGGACGAGTTGCCCGAGCTCACGGGCGAGCGCGGTAGGCGGGTCCTGCATGGTTCCTCCCCGCCTCAGGCCGCTGGGGCGACGATGGTGACGGTGGGCTCGTCTCCGCCAGCGAGGTGCACGTCCACCGTGAGGTCCAGCGCGCGGGCCAGGCGCATGATGACCGCGATGGGCGGCAGCTCGGTGGCCGTCTCGATGCCTTCGATGTCATCGACATCGACGTGCATGCGCTCGGCGAGGTCGGCCTCGCTCAGACCCAGCTGCTTACGCCGGTCGTAGACGGCCTTGCCCAACGTCATGGCGAGACCGGCCTCTTCGTAGACCCGGTCGTACTCGGGGTCAGCGTCCAGGTGCTCGCCCAGCAGCTGGCGGTGGCGACGGGTCCTCCATTCGCTGTGGTTCATCGGCTCTCCTTGAGGTTGCGGCTGTAGAGGTCGTGCTCGGCGGCGGCTTCATGCTCTGCCTCGCACCATCGCTGTGCGGCGTGGGCGCGGTCCACTTCGGCCTGCTCACGCATCTTGGTCTTGCGGAACACGGTGAGCAGCACGACGCGTCGGCCGGGCGCCAGCCAGTAGGTGATCCGCTGATGAGCATCGCCGAGGCGGAAGCGCAGCTCGCGGAGCTTGCCGCCCAGGTGGCGGGAGTGCGGTTCGTCGAGCGTGGTGGGCTGCTCGGCGAGCAGGTCGGCGACGCGTTCGGCCTGCTTGTAGTGATGGGCGGGAATGCTCTCCAGCCACAGCCGTACCTCCGGCTCGATCTCGATCGAGTAGCGCCCGCCGTCCATAGCGCCGATGATATATGGCACGGAGTGCGAGAGCGCGACTTCGTAGCTCAGGTCATGTGCCGTTGCCGCGATCGC
The genomic region above belongs to Streptomyces marianii and contains:
- a CDS encoding toxin C-terminal domain-containing protein → MLAGATPVLVHNSNCDLPEGYTSSPALKGDPYHPDSVAERSRQNRELYAGTVADRAGALGYRTRIPAQKAPFNSHGQVVFSNGKNYITPDVDGHNVTDGWKMFNRRGQRIGTYDPDLNYLKE
- a CDS encoding helix-turn-helix domain-containing protein codes for the protein MNHSEWRTRRHRQLLGEHLDADPEYDRVYEEAGLAMTLGKAVYDRRKQLGLSEADLAERMHVDVDDIEGIETATELPPIAVIMRLARALDLTVDVHLAGGDEPTVTIVAPAA
- a CDS encoding type II toxin-antitoxin system RelE/ParE family toxin gives rise to the protein MDGGRYSIEIEPEVRLWLESIPAHHYKQAERVADLLAEQPTTLDEPHSRHLGGKLRELRFRLGDAHQRITYWLAPGRRVVLLTVFRKTKMREQAEVDRAHAAQRWCEAEHEAAAEHDLYSRNLKESR